Proteins found in one Macrobrachium nipponense isolate FS-2020 chromosome 4, ASM1510439v2, whole genome shotgun sequence genomic segment:
- the LOC135210944 gene encoding zinc finger protein 2-like, with amino-acid sequence MDLSWKPKIGNTNYVSAGQECPVNIHEGQRYPSEPAGARTSFSKCVEKGYPLEQGNDRGLSSKIEHFSQGFVSVSSDSRQNSPGIKKRISLKKSSRSGIWAAALPSDTESTSSEHEEEEDLNLVNVDKERSEHRRMYLNETENDGDDENSDTVQEDGGGDKADKSDPPFGEVRREVVESVSTDCEISPYFAAGGQTKECFTCKACGKMIADRNIYRNHIKQCRPEKHKCLICCRTYARMSSLKVHMKVVHTNEKPYLCDTCGQTFGWAGALNKHMASHSQLKLFTCEKCGKSFANSWNLKSHAVVHDEEKPYQCEECGRKFLRLNTLRYHKKTHTNERPFQCDVCGRTFTQPNSLKTHQKVHSVHSSNDPPAEEKIKKYGCELCGRMFALKNTLNVHMMRHRGERPHKCLICQKSFTQSSTLNIHMRTHTGDKPYACDICGMQFTYNYALQKHVLKHGEIGQAEGEKGGFEYDDDDGDNVQENAYDEETVAANKAAVEEIKQKILQTLSKAKAKGGGAVEANGDEYNHDDCNLNDDVNEDKVENTVKTEVQDNTKKITPNDFLAVFQSSFQTSNHSE; translated from the coding sequence atggatTTATCATGGAAGCCAAAAATTGGTAATACCAATTATGTAAGTGCAGGCCAAGAGTGTCCTGTAAATATTCATGAAGGACAAAGATATCCTTCAGAGCCAGCAGGAGCTAGGACATCTTTTTCAAAATGTGTTGAAAAAGGTTACCCTTTGGAGCAAGGAAATGACAGGGGACTCTCATCTAAAATTGAACATTTCAGTCAAGGATTTGTTTCTGTTTCAAGTGATAGCAGACAAAATAGCCcaggaataaagaaaagaatctcTCTCAAAAAGTCCAGCAGAAGTGGCATTTGGGCTGCAGCTTTACCCAGTGATACAGAATCAACCTCTTCAGAacatgaagaagaggaagacttgAATTTGGTAAATGTTGACAAAGAAAGGAGTGAACATCGTAGAATGTAtctaaatgaaacagaaaatgatggtgatgatgagaaTAGTGACACTGTCCAGGAAGATGGTGGTGGTGATAAAGCTGACAAAAGTGACCCACCTTTTGGTGAGGTCAGAAGAGAAGTTGTTGAATCTGTATCGACTGACTGTGAAATAAGCCCCTATTTTGCTGCTGGTGGTCAAACTAAAGAATGTTTCACTTGTAAGGCTTGTGGTAAGATGATTGCTGACAGAAACATCTATAGAAATCACATTAAACAGTGCCGCCCAGAAAAGCATAAATGTCTAATTTGTTGTAGAACATATGCAAGGATGAGTTCATTGAAGGTACATATGAAAGTTGTTCACACAAATGAAAAGCCTTATCTGTGTGACACTTGTGGACAAACATTTGGATGGGCAGgagctttgaataaacatatggCGAGCCATTCTCAATTAAAATTGTTCACATGTGAAAAGTGTGGTAAGAGTTTTGCCAATTCCTGGAATTTGAAGTCACATGCTGTTGTGCATGATGAAGAAAAGCCCTACCAATGCGAGGAATGTGGCCGCAAATTTCTCCGTCTTAATACATTACGTTATCATAAAAAAACTCACACAAATGAGCGTCCTTTTCAGTGTGATGTATGCGGAAGGACCTTCACCCAGCCTAATAGCTTAAAGACGCATCAAAAAGTTCATTCAGTACATTCAAGTAATGACCCGCCTGCTGAAGAGAAGATTAAAAAATACGGTTGTGAACTTTGTGGGCGCATGTTTGCTTTAAAAAACACCTTAAATGTGCATATGATGCGCCATAGAGGAGAAAGGCCTCATAAATGCCTCATTTGTCAAAAGAGTTTCACCCAATCAAGTACCTTGAATATTCACATGCGAACTCACACAGGTGATAAGCCATATGCCTGTGATATATGTGGCATGCAATTTACCTATAATTATGCCCTCCAGAAGCATGTATTAAAACATGGTGAGATTGGACAAGCAGAAGGGGAAAAAGGAGGTtttgaatatgatgatgatgatggtgacaaTGTACAAGAAAATGCATATGATGAGGAAACTGTTGCTGCTAACAAAGCAGCTGtggaagaaataaaacagaagATTCTTCAGACGTTGTCCAAAGCAAAAGCTAAAGGAGGAGGTGCAGTAGAAGCAAATGGTGATGAATATAATCATGATGATTGCAACCTAAATGATGATGTTAATGAAGATAAAGTTGAGAACACTGTGAAGACTGAAGTTCAAGACAACACGAAAAAAATAACGCCAAATGACTTCTTAGCTGTTTTTCAGTCTTCTTTCCAAACTTCCAATCACAGTGAGTAG